One Pagrus major chromosome 15, Pma_NU_1.0 DNA window includes the following coding sequences:
- the LOC141009197 gene encoding uncharacterized protein translates to MSKVQMLRALVQQRLAAAAEEISGLLERAIAEYEEELSRSKEENERQRKLLDAVFKPQVRLHRADVQQLSVSEEEVPPEQQECSSSLDQEEPEPPHIKEEQEELWTNQEEDDVTRFTFTVKSEDEDEGKPQPSQLHQRLTEQMETEADGEDCGGPEPARTSDPDQRLQPESDDTDDSSEPETENRKECREPQSGLSFLKKQVPVSNMRCKTGKKPFLCSECGKIFCGKSSLKTHMRMHTGEKPYSCTLCGKSFAQKGGLDYHQRTHTGEKPFRCTVCGKGFGRKNTLQNHLKNHTGEKPYRCSHCNKCYLWNADLQIHIRSHTGEKPHSCSFCSKRFTRYSDLQAHMRTHTGEKPFSCSVCNERFTWRYQFKNHVCGGESSQCQ, encoded by the exons ATGTCTAAAGTCCAGATGCTGCGCGCGCTGGTGCAGCAGCGGCTGGCTGCGGCTGCTGAAGAGATATCTGGGCTGTTGGAAAGAGCGATAGCAGAGTACGAGGAGGAGCTGAGTCGCTCCAAAGAGGAGAACGAGCGGCAGCGGAAACTACTGGACGCTGTTTTCAAGCCTCAGGTCCGGTTACACAGAGCAG ACGTCCAGCAGCTGTCGGTGAGTGAAGAAGAGGTTCCCCCTGAGCAGCAGGAGTGcagctccagtctggaccaggagGAACCAGAACCGccacacattaaagaggaacaggaggaactctggaccaatcaggaggaggatgacgTCACCAGGTTCACCTTcactgtgaagagtgaagatgaagatgaaggaaaACCTCAGCCCTCACAGCTCCATCAAAGACTAACtgaacagatggagacagaagctgatggagaggactgtggaggaccagaaccagCCAGGACCTCAGACCCAGATCAACGTTTACAACCTGAGAGTGACGACACTGACGACTCTTCTGAACctgagactgaaaacaggaagGAGTGCAGAGAACCTCAGTCAGGACTGagctttttgaaaaaacaagtCCCTGTAAGTAACATGAGGTGTAAAACTGGCAAGAAACCGTTTCTCTGCTCTGAATGTGGTAAAATATTTTGTGGGAAGTCGAGTCTGAAGACACACATGAGGAtgcacacaggagagaaaccctACAGCTGCACTTTGTGTGGTAAAAGCTTCGCTCAAAAAGGAGGTCTGGACTACCACCAGAGAACCCACACCGGAGAGAAACCGTTCAGGTGCACAGTTTGTGGTAAAGGGTTCGGCCGTAAGAACACTCTGCAGAACCACCTGAAGAACCACACGGGAGAGAAACCGTACCGCTGCTCTCACTGTAATAAATGTTACTTATGGAACGCAGATTTACAGATTCACATACGAtcccacacaggagagaaaccccACAGCTGTTCCTTCTGCAGCAAACGCTTCACCCGTTATTCAGATTTACAGGctcacatgagaacccacacaggagagaaaccgtTCAGCTGCAGCGTTTGTAACGAGAGGTTCACCTGGCGTTATCAGTTCAAAAACCACGTGTGTGGTGGAGAGTCCTCACAGTGTCAGTAA
- the LOC141009660 gene encoding uncharacterized protein, translating to MSKVQMLRALVQQRLAAAAEEISGLLERAIAEYEEELSRSKEENERQRKLLDAVFKPQVRLHRAVFPADVQQLSVSKEEVPPEQQECSSSLDQEEPEPPHIKEEQEELWTNQEEDDVTRFTFDDDEGEEKPQSSQLHQRQPEQMETGADGEDCGGPEPDRTSEPDQHLHPQTEVHFEPGPQFSFDVRSTEAYLGFNFQRPDGFDSCEKPFCCSVCGKRFSQNSNMKTHMRTHTGEKPFGCSVCGKRFGQKVHLQNHLKRHTGEKPFSCSLCDKRFTRMEHLQLHMRTHTGEKPLSCRVCGQRFTWRCQLKYHKCVGDSSQFHELPIIYPEFDSVVVRTLKSSSVCDGVCVTVKMSKVQMLRALVQQRLAAAAEEISGLLERAIAEYEEELSRSKEENERQRKLLDAVFKPQVRLHRADVQQLSVSKEEVPPEQQEWSSSLDQEEPEPPHIKEEQEELWTNQEEDDVTRFTFTPVPVKSEDDDEEKPQSSQMETEADGEDCGGPEPARTSDPDPETEVRMNTDVSLTDVGLGPGEKPFGCSECDRRFRHRGHLQIHLRCHTGEKPFSCSVCGKRFPRKENLVRHMRFHSGEKPFSCSFCKKQFTRSDHAVTHMRIHTGEKPFSCSVCGKSFTHKLSLKHHMPLHTQERAFSCSVCHRRFSRRSHVTRHKCKTADETVEQKETRRDELDTRTSESAGISSVEPTSSNMKSLCHKQTNTSVSVVLICVSSSHCSHRKEERELVRSRLSPGSLPALSRLSPGSLPARSRLSPGSLPALSRLAPGPLPARSRLSPGSLPARSRPAPGSLPALSRLSKMSGLQGLRQFVSRRLSAALEEIFGHVERTITEYEREMDRRHRKLLDEVLIPEVKQRRADVQQLSVSEEEVPPEQQECSSSLDQEEPEPPHIKEEQEELWTNQEGEQLQGLSEVKEEEDGEKPQSSQLHQRQTEQMETEADGEDCGGPEPDRTSDPDRHLHPVCEKASNSSEPETDVSDDECQESREAPSGLSSADVPVSEAKCEAVKKSFVCCECGRKFGRKDSLRRHMRFHTGEKPYSCSVCGKRFSQRPNLIRHMRCHSGEKPFSCSFCDTSFAVRSALVNHMRIHTGEKPFSCLYCDKSFTQKGGLKKHMTVHTGEKPYSCPVCDKSFSQKANLTYHFSVHTGQKQFSCSVCGRRFTWQSQVKSHKCVGESSSTS from the exons tgtttcctgcAGACGTCCAGCAGCTGTCGGTGAGTAAAGAAGAGGTTCCCCCTGAGCAGCAGGAGTGCAGttccagtctggaccaggagGAACCAGAACCCccacacattaaagaggaacaggaggaactctggaccaatcaggaggaggatgatgtcACCAGGTTCacatttgatgatgatgaaggtgaagagaaacctcagtcctcacagcttcatcaaAGACAACCTGAACAGATGGAGACAGgagctgatggagaggactgtggaggaccagaaccagacaGGACCTCAGAACCAGATCAACATTTACACCCTCAGACTGAAGTCCATTTTGAACCTGGACCTCAGTTCAGTTTTGATGTCAGGAGCACAGAAGCTTATTTAGGTTTTAACTTTCAGAGACCTGACGGATTTGATTCCTGTGAGAAGCCGTTCTGCTGCTCCGTGTGCGGGAAACGATTCAGTCAGAACTCAAACATGAAGACGCACATGAGGACTCACACCGGAGAGAAACCGTTCGGCTGCTCAGTTTGTGGTAAAAGATTTGGTCAGAAGGTTCATCTGCAGAACCACCTGAAACGACACACGGGAGAAAAACCTTTCAGCTGTTCGCTCTGTGACAAACGTTTCACACGTATGGAACATCTCCAGCTTCACATGAGAACGCACACGGGGGAGAAACCGCTCAGCTGCAGAGTCTGTGGACAAAGATTCACCTGGAGATGTCAGCTCAAATATCACAAATGTGTCGGTGATTCCTCACAGTTTCATGAACTCCCGATCATCTA TCCAGAGTTTGACTCTGTTGTTGTCAGGACGCTCAAA agcagcagtgtgtgtgacggagtttgtgtgactgtgaaaATGTCTAAAGTCCAGATGCTGCGCGCGCTGGTGCAGCAGCGGCTGGCTGCGGCTGCTGAAGAGATATCTGGGCTGTTGGAAAGAGCGATAGCAGAGTACGAGGAGGAGCTGAGTCGCTCCAAAGAGGAGAACGAGCGGCAGCGGAAACTACTGGACGCTGTTTTCAAGCCTCAGGTCCGGTTACACAGAGCAG acGTCCAGCAGCTGTCGGTGAGTAAAGAAGAGGTTCCCCCTGAGCAGCAGGAGTGgagctccagtctggaccaggagGAACCAGAACCCccacacattaaagaggaacaggaggaactctggaccaatcaggaggaggatgacgTCACCAGGTTCACCTTCACTCCTGTCcctgtgaagagtgaagacgatgatgaagagaaacctcagtcctcacagatggagacagaagctgatggagaggactgtggaggaccagaaccagCCAGGACCTCTGATCCAGATCCTGAGACTGAAGTCAGGATGAATACTGATGTCTCTCTGACTGATGTGGGACTCGGTCCTGGTGAGAAACCATTCGGCTGCTCTGAATGTGATAGACGATTTCGCCACAGGGGACACCTGCAGATACACCTGAGGtgtcacacaggagagaaaccctTCAGCTGCTCCGTGTGCGGGAAAAGATTCCCTCGCAAGGAGAACTTGGTTCGTCACATGAGGTTTCACTCCGGAGAAAAACCGTTCAGCTGCTCGTTTTGTAAGAAACAGTTCACCCGGAGCGACCACGCCGTGACTCACATGAGGATCCACACGGGGGAGAAACCCTTCAGCTGCTCCGTGTGTGGGAAAAGTTTCACACATAAACTCAGTCTGAAGCATCACATGCCTCTTCACACGCAGGAGAGAGCGTTCAGCTGCAGCGTTTGTCACAGAAGATTCAGCAGACGCTCACATGTCACGAGGCATAAATGTAAAACTGCTGATGAGACTGTGGAGCAGAAAGAAACACGACGGGACGAGTTGGACACGAGGACGTCAGAGTCGGCAGGA ATCAGTTCTGTAGAACCCACATCATCTAACATGAAGTCACTTtgtcacaaacaaaccaacacgTCTGTCAGTGTGGTTCTGAT CTGCGTCTCATCTTCACACTGTAGTCACAGGAAAGAGGAGCGAGAGTTGGTCCGCTCCCGGCTCTCTCCCGGCTCGCTCCCGGCTCTCTCCCGGCTCTCTCCCGGCTCTCTCCCGGCCCGCTCCCGGCTCTCTCCCGGCTCTCTCCCGGCTCTCTCCCGGCTCGCTCCCGGCCCGCTCCCGGCTCGCTCCCGGCTCTCTCCCGGCTCTCTCCCGGCTCGCTCCCGGCCCGCTCCCGGCTCTCTCCCGGCTCTCTCCCGGCTCTCTAAGATGTCCGGCCTTCAGGGTCTGAGGCAGTTCGTCAGCCGGCGGCTCTCCGCGGCGCTGGAGGAGATCTTCGGCCATGTTGAGAGAACCATCACGGAGTACGAGCGGGAGATGGACCGACGTCACCGCAAACTGCTGGACGAGGTTCTGATACCTGAAGtgaagcagaggagagcag ACGTCCAGCAGCTGTCGGTGAGTGAAGAAGAGGTTCCCCCTGAGCAGCAGGAGTGCAGttccagtctggaccaggagGAACCAGAACCGccacacattaaagaggaacaggaggaactctggaccaatcaggagggagagcagcttcaAGGGCTGAgtgaggtgaaggaggaggaagatggggagaaacctcagtcctcacagcttcatcaaagacaaactgaacagatggagacagaagctgatggagaggactgtggaggaccagaaccagacaGGACCTCAGATCCAGATCGACATTTACATCCAGTTTGTGAGAAGGCGTCAAACTCTTCTGAACCTGAAACTGATGTCAGTGATGACGAGTGTCAGGAGAGCAGAGAAGCTCCGTCAGGGTTGAGCTCTGCGGACGTCCCTGTGAGTGAAGCCAAATGTGAGGCTGTGAAAAAGTCCTTCGTCTGCTGTGAGTGTGGCAGGAAGTTTGGTCGTAAGGACAGTCTGCGGAGACACATGAGGTTTCACACGGGAGAGAAACCTTACAGCTGCTCAGTTTGTGGGAAAAGATTCTCTCAGAGGCCGAACTTAATCCGACACATGAGATGTCACTCTGGAGAAAAACCTTTCAGCTGCTCGTTCTGTGACACAAGTTTTGCGGTGCGCAGCGCTTTGGTGAatcacatgagaatccacaccGGGGAGAAACCGTTTAGTTGCTTATATTGTGACAAAAGCTTTACTCAGAAAGGAGGTCTGAAGAAACACATGACggtccacacaggagagaaaccataCAGCTGTCCGGTGTGCGACAAAAGCTTTTCTCAAAAGGCAAACCTGACGTACCACTTCTCAGTGCACACAGGACAGAAACAGTTCAGCTGCAGCGTTTGTGGCAGAAGGTTCACGTGGCAGTCGCAGGTCAAAAGCCACAAGTGTGTCGGtgagagcagcagcaccagctgA